The following proteins are encoded in a genomic region of Liolophura sinensis isolate JHLJ2023 chromosome 7, CUHK_Ljap_v2, whole genome shotgun sequence:
- the LOC135470453 gene encoding LOW QUALITY PROTEIN: histidine ammonia-lyase-like (The sequence of the model RefSeq protein was modified relative to this genomic sequence to represent the inferred CDS: inserted 1 base in 1 codon): protein MKFSVRVRGDWFAVPCKGIEKVRWLGEEALRRYYNSKSNSGHAIERVFEVRKAKGGAILDPDDQTGHVLDDNEFVTVVLNSDMSSPATGPAEVVYFEEKVPKENQKIAVDYMSLDGNSLSTEDLVKLGKGEFLIKLTADAEASVNRARDLLDKILEDNTAVYGITTGFGNFARVLIDKDKLVTLQENVIRSHAAGVGPPLSPERTRMLMALRINVLAKGYSGISLNTLNRVIAAYNANCLPWVPEKGSVGASGDLAPLAHLSLGLMGEGKMWSPNSGWADAKYVLEANNLEPVCLGPKEGIALINGTQLITSIGAEAVERAEAICRQADIVAGLTLEVLKGSTRAFDDDIHKARPHKGQGKVAGRLRSLLHSDMHPSEIAESHRFCNRVQDAYTLRCCPQVHGIVNETIDFVKGVLTTEINSATDKPCILCYQPILSGGNFHGEYPAKVLDYLAIGVHELANMSERRIERLVNPSLSELPAFLTNNGGINSGFMVAHCTAASLVSENKVLCHPSSVDSITTSGGTEDHVSMGGFXARKALRVVEHVEQGCLQIELLCACQAVEFLRPLRSTPPLEEVYKLVRKVVAPWDNDRYMAPDIEAVTKLLQEEQVWRVTKPYIDNYDSIQTVDMQIMSPTTTVLAAPNGPPPRRKRTISNRRK, encoded by the exons ATGAAGTTTTCCGTGCGAGTGCGCGGGGACTGGTTTGCCGTACCCTGCAAAGGCATCGAAAAAGTTCGCTGGCTTGGAGAGGAAGCGTTGAGGCGGTATTACAACTCTAAAAGCAACTCGGGACATGCCATCGAGCGGGTGTTTGAAGTAAGGAAAGCCAAAGGAGGGGCAATTCTTGATCCGGATGACCAGACTGGACATGTTCTCGACGACAATGAATTTGTCACTGTTG TACTGAACAGTGATATGTCCAGTCCTGCCACAGGTCCAGCCGAAGTTGTGTACTTTGAAGAAAAAGT ACCAAAGGAGAACCAGAAAATTGCAGTGGAT TACATGTCATTGGACGGTAACAGCTTATCCACGGAGGATTTGGTGAAACTTGGAAAAGGAGAATTTCTAATAAAA CTGACAGCCGACGCCGAGGCTAGTGTGAACAGGGCCAGGGATCTCTTGGACAAGATTCTGGAAGAcaatacag CTGTTTATGGAATCACAACTGGATTTGGGAACTTTGCACGTGTCTTGATAGACAAAGATAAACTGGT AACTCTTCAAGAAAATGTCATCAGATCGCATGCTGCAG GCGTGGGACCGCCCTTATCACCTGAGAGAACCCGGATGTTAATGGCCCTCCGGATTAATGTGCTGGCCAAGGGTTACAGCGGTATCTCTCTGAATACCCTTAACCGTGTCATAGCAGCTTATAACG CTAATTGCCTACCTTGGGTGCCAGAAAAGGGTTCTGTGGGTGCCAGTGGGGATTTGGCACCATTGGCACACCTGAGTCTTGGCTTAATGGGAGAAGGCAAGATGTGGAGCCCGAACAGTGGCTGGGCAGATGCCAAATAT gTTCTTGAAGCTAACAACTTGGAGCCAGTCTGTCTCGGTCCGAAAGAA GGTATTGCCTTGATAAACGGCACTCAGCTCATCACATCCATAGGAGCAGAAG CCGTGGAACGAGCGGAAGCCATATGTCGACAGGCTGACATTGTTGCTGGTTTAACACTTGAGGTTCTGAAGGGATCCACCAGAGCCTTTGATGACG ATATCCATAAAGCGAGACCTCACAAGGGACAGGGTAAAGTAGCCGGCAGACTGCGGTCATTGCTTCATTCCGATATGCACCCATCAGAAATCGCAG AAAGTCACCGATTTTGTAACCGTGTCCAAGATGCATACACACTCCGATGTTGTCCACAG GTCCACGGGATCGTGAACGAAACCATTGACTTTGTAAAAGGTGTCCTGACAACAGAGATTAACAGCGCTACGGATAAACCCTGTATCCTTTGTT ATCAGCCCATTTTATCCGGTGGAAATTTTCATGGAGAATACCCAGCGAAG gTGCTTGACTATCTGGCTATCGGTGTACATGAACTGGCGAATATGAGCGAACGACGGATTGAAAGATTAGTAAATCCAT cacttAGTGAATTACCGGCGTTTCTGACTAACAATGGAGGCATAAATTCCGGATTCATGGTGGCACATTGTACAGCAGCGTCTCTT GTTTCTGAGAATAAAGTGTTGTGCCACCCTTCATCCGTGGATTCCATCACTACAAGCGGAGGAACGGAAGACCACGTGTCTATGGGAGGTT CTGCGCGAAAGGCACTGCGCGTGGTGGAACACGTAGAACAAGGT TGCTTGCAAATCGAACTCTTGTGCGCATGTCAAGCAGTGGAATTTCTACGACCCCTCCGTTCGACGCCGCCGTTGGAAGAGGTGTATAAGCTGGTCAGAAAAGTGGTGGC GCCTTGGGACAATGATCGTTATATGGCACCTGACATTGAAGCTGTAACAAAGCTACTACAGGAAGAACAG GTTTGGCGGGTGACGAAGCCTTACATTGATAATTACGATTCCATCCAAACCGTCGACATGCAAATTATGTCCCCAACAACAACAGTCTTGGCGGCACCAAATGGGCCTCCCCCAAGACGCAAGAGGACTATCAGCAACCGAAGAAAATAG
- the LOC135471079 gene encoding probable imidazolonepropionase has product MKKLLVHSASQLVTVSSGRGKLGGSDMRCVDVLQAEKGRGLSLVVDAQGLIEGIDYDDVIARAYGNCQFQNTVDATGHCVIPGFVDAHTHPVWAGDRLHEFSMKLEGATYMEIHQAGGGIHYTVDHTRNASDDELFKGLCGRLRQMLQAGTTLVECKSGYGLEAETELKQLRVIDRARMELPVDISSTFLGAHAVPKGKSSEEATNDVLNVQLPRLKSLMDNGDLKVDNIDVFCEKGVFDLQQSGRILQAGKSIGLNLNFHGEEITQLKSAEMGADLGALAISHLEEISDDGISAMAQSGSVAVVLPTTAYILRLKPPPVRKMIDEGIAVALGSDFNPNAYCLSMPMVMHLACILFRMSMSESLAAATINAAAALGKEDTHGSLEVGKVGNMVILETDRWENIIYQFGCQEKLIKYVITHGNVVWQNF; this is encoded by the exons ATGAAGAAGCTGCTGGTTCACTCGGCCTCCCAGCTGGTCACTGTCTCGTCAGGAAGGGGAAAGCTGGGCGGATCCGACATGCGGTGTGTGGACGTCTTGCAGGCTGAGAAGGGTCGAGGATTAAGTCTGGTGGTAGATGC ACAAGGGTTGATTGAGGGAATAGATTATGACGACGTGATCGCCCGGGCATATGGAAATTGCCAATTTCAAAACACTGTTGACGCCACTGGTCATTGTGTTATACCAG GTTTCGTTGATGCACACACCCACCCAGTGTGGGCTGGAGACAGACTTCACGAGTTTTCGATGAAA CTGGAAGGCGCCACATACATGGAAATTCACCAAGCGGGAGGAGGTATCCATTACACTGTTGACCACACTCGCAATGCCTCGGACGACGAACTATTCAAAGGCCTGTGCGGAAGGCTGCGTCAGATGCTCCAAGCAGGGACGACGCTGGTGGAGTGCAAAAGCGGATACGGGCTGGAAGCGGAGACGGAATTGAAACAACTTCGTGTTATCGACAGAGCGAGGATGGAACTTCCGGTTGACATCTCCAGCACGTTCCTGGGTGCACACGCTGTTCCAAA GGGCAAATCGTCAGAAGAAGCCACAAATGATGTACTCAATGTCCAACTTCCGCGCTTGAAGTCCCTCATGGATAATGGCGATTTGAAAGTTGACAACATTGACGTTTTCTGTGAAAAGGGAGTTTTTGACCTGCAGCAATCTGGCAGAATATTGCAGGCTGGAAAATCGATTGGTCTTAACCTGAATTTTCATGGGGAGGAGATAACTCAACTAAAATCTGCTGAG ATGGGTGCAGATCTAGGAGCGCTGGCTATAAGCCATTTGGAGGAAATCTCCGATGATGGTATATCAGCAATGGCGCAGTCTGGATCTGTAGCAGTGGTTCTTCCCACTACAGCCTACATCCTCCGGCTCAAACCTCCACCTGTCCGCAAAATGATAGACGAAGGGATAGCCGTAGCACTTGGGTCAGACTTCAACCCTAATGCATACTGCCTTTCTATG CCAATGGTAATGCATCTCGCTTGCATCTTGTTCCGAATGAGTATGTCCGAATCTCTGGCCGCGGCGACCATCAACGCGGCCGCCGCTCTCGGTAAGGAAGACACGCATGGCTCTCTGGAGGTCGGCAAAGTAGGAAACATGGTCATACTTGAAACGGACAG ATGGGAAAACATTATATACCAGTTTGGCTGCCAGGAGAAGCTTATCAAGTATGTGATCACTCATGGCAATGTTGTTTGGCAAAATTTCTAA